A section of the Acidimicrobiales bacterium genome encodes:
- a CDS encoding helix-turn-helix transcriptional regulator codes for MDAASTLRRARLNARLSLRALAERADTSHATLAAYEAGRTIPRVDTLDRILRAAGYASDITISGRPDATDAERYAKGRELLQVLDLAAQFPARHDPVITFPRFPTDTRA; via the coding sequence ATGGACGCTGCCAGCACGCTCCGTCGAGCTCGGCTGAACGCCCGGCTGTCTCTACGGGCTCTCGCCGAGCGCGCCGACACTTCACATGCGACCCTGGCCGCCTACGAGGCCGGGCGAACGATTCCACGCGTCGACACCCTCGACCGCATCCTGCGAGCCGCAGGCTACGCCTCGGACATCACCATCTCGGGTCGACCCGATGCGACCGACGCTGAGCGCTACGCCAAGGGTCGAGAGCTCCTCCAGGTCCTCGATCTTGCCGCCCAGTTCCCCGCTCGCCACGATCCCGTGATCACTTTCCCCCGGTTCCCGACCGATACCCGCGCATGA